A stretch of Imperialibacter roseus DNA encodes these proteins:
- a CDS encoding DUF5916 domain-containing protein: MRGILLLTTLTIFAYGISIQLTKAQNTLPSLHIQKAKGKIILDGALNEADWESAEVAGDFMQYFPYDTSLANSQTEIRITYDDEFLYMGAKMYNQVKDRKYVTPSLRRDYRGEANDGITLILDPFQDKTNSFQFGVNPFGVQREGLIANGGSGGGQNLSLSWDNKWYTKAVQYEGYWIAELAIPFKTIRFKENSQKWNMNFYRIDSENGERSSWARIPRNFSLITLAFNREVVFDKPLKKPGANISLIPFVAAAYEHDQEEGLSPAKSADFGGDAKIGIGPSLNLDLTFNPDFSQVEVDDQVTNLDRFEIFYPEKRQFFLENADLFADFGTQNLRPFFSRRIGVTRDESTGQNLQNKIHAGARLSGKINNNWRVGLLDMLAAKDDALGLPSTNYSVASFQRKLFTRSNVGMIFVNKDPTGPLQAADGSDSIRTYNRVLGIDYNLASADNKWNGKFFAHRTFSNEGLNDAFALSSEIEYNSLRWEISGRLQSIGANYDPETGFARRNGYNRASQSIWYNFYPNSTIVNRHGPGFDTDNIWNGTYGATDRDINLMYRIQFKNTSMFNMRLRHDYVFLYFSFDPTNTGGIELPESSEYGYYSVIANYDSDARKKLFYSLNTRSGGYFNGTRVNLDSEIGYRIQPYGIISLVTNINRLRLPYPYNDADLLLIGPKFDVTLSKSFFLTTYFQYNNQIDNINVNARLQWRFKPVSDIFLVYTENYLPETFYSRNRSLIFKATYWLNL; the protein is encoded by the coding sequence ATGAGAGGAATTTTACTACTAACAACACTGACCATTTTTGCTTATGGTATTTCTATTCAACTAACGAAGGCACAAAATACACTTCCATCGTTACATATACAGAAGGCAAAGGGAAAAATAATTTTGGATGGCGCTCTGAATGAGGCAGATTGGGAAAGTGCAGAAGTCGCTGGAGACTTTATGCAGTACTTCCCTTACGACACTTCTCTCGCCAATTCGCAAACTGAAATCCGGATTACTTACGACGACGAGTTTCTGTACATGGGTGCCAAAATGTACAACCAGGTGAAAGACCGAAAGTATGTGACCCCTTCCTTAAGAAGAGATTACCGGGGAGAAGCCAACGATGGAATCACGCTTATTTTGGATCCATTTCAGGACAAAACTAATTCATTTCAATTCGGCGTTAACCCGTTTGGAGTTCAAAGAGAAGGTCTTATTGCCAATGGCGGCTCCGGAGGCGGGCAAAACCTCAGTCTGTCGTGGGATAACAAGTGGTACACGAAGGCCGTGCAGTACGAGGGATACTGGATAGCAGAGCTGGCCATACCATTCAAAACCATCCGGTTCAAGGAGAACTCACAAAAGTGGAATATGAACTTTTACCGGATCGATAGTGAAAATGGCGAACGATCATCATGGGCTCGCATACCACGAAACTTCAGCCTCATCACGCTGGCATTTAACCGGGAAGTAGTCTTTGATAAACCACTCAAAAAACCGGGAGCCAACATCTCACTTATTCCCTTTGTAGCGGCGGCATATGAACACGACCAGGAAGAAGGCTTGTCGCCAGCCAAATCAGCTGACTTTGGCGGCGATGCAAAAATAGGTATTGGCCCATCGCTCAACCTGGACCTGACTTTCAATCCCGACTTTTCCCAGGTGGAGGTTGACGATCAGGTTACCAACTTGGACAGATTCGAAATTTTCTACCCAGAGAAAAGGCAGTTCTTTCTGGAAAATGCCGATCTCTTTGCTGACTTTGGTACTCAGAACCTCCGTCCGTTTTTTTCCCGTCGCATTGGCGTAACCAGAGACGAGAGCACCGGGCAAAATCTGCAAAACAAAATTCACGCAGGTGCCCGCCTTAGCGGCAAGATTAACAACAACTGGCGGGTGGGACTGCTGGACATGCTAGCTGCTAAAGATGATGCACTGGGACTCCCCTCCACCAACTACTCTGTAGCCAGCTTTCAGCGCAAACTATTTACCCGCTCCAATGTGGGAATGATTTTCGTGAACAAAGACCCCACGGGGCCTTTGCAAGCGGCTGACGGCAGCGATAGCATACGCACCTACAACAGAGTGTTGGGAATTGACTACAACCTCGCTTCAGCCGACAACAAATGGAATGGTAAGTTCTTCGCTCATCGAACCTTTAGCAATGAAGGCCTCAATGATGCCTTTGCTCTGTCTTCAGAAATAGAATACAATTCACTCCGCTGGGAAATTTCAGGAAGGCTACAATCCATAGGCGCTAATTATGACCCTGAAACCGGTTTTGCCCGCAGAAACGGTTACAACCGTGCGTCGCAGAGTATTTGGTACAACTTCTACCCAAACTCAACCATTGTGAACAGGCATGGGCCCGGCTTTGACACCGACAATATATGGAACGGTACATATGGCGCCACCGATAGGGACATCAACCTGATGTACCGGATACAGTTCAAAAACACCTCAATGTTCAATATGCGGCTCAGGCATGATTATGTGTTCTTGTATTTCTCTTTCGACCCGACAAATACCGGCGGCATAGAGCTGCCAGAAAGCTCTGAGTACGGTTACTACTCGGTTATTGCCAATTATGACTCTGACGCAAGAAAAAAACTGTTTTACAGCCTTAATACAAGATCTGGTGGCTATTTCAACGGAACACGAGTGAACCTTGACTCGGAAATTGGATACAGGATACAACCCTATGGGATTATTTCGTTGGTCACTAATATCAACCGGCTGCGGCTTCCGTATCCTTACAACGATGCCGACCTGCTCCTGATTGGGCCAAAGTTTGATGTCACGCTCAGCAAGTCATTCTTTCTGACCACCTACTTCCAATACAACAACCAGATCGATAACATTAATGTCAATGCACGGCTCCAGTGGCGCTTCAAACCTGTGTCCGACATTTTCCTCGTTTACACAGAGAATTACCTGCCAGAAACATTTTACTCACGAAACCGCTCACTAATTTTCAAAGCGACCTACTGGCTCAATCTTTAA
- a CDS encoding FKBP-type peptidyl-prolyl cis-trans isomerase has product MEDLCRKFLVAVILLGLVSEGYAQCTECESKLAYVADFCFTDSKFAGICVQFSETQPNFLIQNGKKGKYIPSVNKATEEYLISLAADSKLKLSALEILFLQKALSAWEIERRNFGYTYRDSGLGVKMLVEGTGDLPNVGDRVTVHYTGYLEDGTKFDSSVDRGKPFSFVLGAGQVIKGWDEGIGLLKKGSRAYIRVPANLGYGSMARGQIPANATLVFEVELIE; this is encoded by the coding sequence ATGGAAGATCTTTGTCGGAAGTTTCTGGTAGCGGTGATTTTGTTGGGTTTGGTATCAGAAGGTTATGCGCAGTGCACTGAGTGTGAATCGAAATTGGCCTATGTGGCAGATTTCTGTTTCACGGACAGTAAGTTTGCAGGCATATGCGTTCAGTTTTCGGAAACGCAGCCAAACTTCCTCATTCAAAACGGAAAGAAGGGGAAATACATCCCATCAGTCAATAAAGCCACAGAGGAGTACCTCATTTCTCTGGCTGCCGATTCTAAGTTGAAGCTGTCTGCTTTGGAGATACTCTTTCTCCAGAAGGCACTGTCGGCATGGGAAATAGAAAGAAGAAATTTTGGCTACACCTATAGAGACAGCGGCCTCGGAGTGAAGATGCTTGTAGAAGGCACTGGTGACTTGCCTAATGTAGGCGACAGAGTCACGGTTCATTATACCGGCTACCTTGAAGATGGGACAAAGTTTGACAGTTCGGTTGACAGGGGTAAGCCTTTTAGCTTTGTGCTGGGTGCCGGCCAGGTAATCAAGGGATGGGACGAAGGCATAGGGCTGCTAAAGAAAGGCTCCAGGGCTTACATCCGGGTGCCGGCCAACCTTGGTTACGGAAGCATGGCCCGTGGCCAAATTCCTGCCAATGCCACTTTGGTTTTCGAGGTCGAACTCATAGAATAA
- a CDS encoding DUF2911 domain-containing protein — protein MKTPDSNLLTKLSAIGLLVLCGLTFASCSSSSKSEFSDSETVVETEDDAEDDKSQRPSPPASTTANVSGVNVTIDYSAPAVKGRTIWGELVPYGKVDRTGANEATVFSVDKDVLINGELLPAGQYSLFSIPTETDWTLIFNKEAEQWGAYDYKESEDALRVTVTPSMVDDFKERLEFKVSSDGTVNYHWEKLVFSFTVAPSPNS, from the coding sequence ATGAAAACGCCAGATTCTAACCTTTTGACTAAGTTGAGCGCTATTGGATTACTTGTACTTTGCGGACTAACGTTCGCAAGTTGTTCCTCTTCCTCTAAAAGCGAATTTTCTGATTCAGAAACCGTTGTGGAAACAGAAGATGATGCCGAAGACGACAAATCGCAAAGACCGAGCCCTCCGGCATCAACAACTGCCAACGTGAGTGGAGTAAACGTAACTATAGACTATAGTGCCCCTGCCGTGAAAGGCAGAACCATTTGGGGCGAGCTGGTTCCTTATGGTAAGGTAGACAGAACGGGAGCCAATGAAGCCACTGTGTTTTCAGTCGACAAGGATGTCTTGATAAATGGAGAGCTGCTGCCCGCTGGCCAATACAGTTTGTTCAGTATTCCAACAGAGACTGACTGGACACTTATTTTCAACAAAGAGGCCGAGCAATGGGGTGCCTACGATTACAAAGAGTCTGAAGATGCCCTAAGGGTTACAGTCACGCCATCCATGGTGGACGATTTCAAAGAAAGGCTTGAATTCAAAGTTTCATCCGACGGCACAGTAAATTATCACTGGGAAAAACTTGTATTCAGTTTTACTGTAGCACCTTCTCCGAATAGCTAA
- a CDS encoding head GIN domain-containing protein — MKTVLTHWRLVTVLAFGIASQGCSIVDGPCERGKGDIVRRALDIEAFAGINMTMAGTVTIERGETLSVEIEGQPNILDLISTDVEDGQWTIYPRSCISNHKDFSVFITLPELENIILTGSGSITTLDSFDDDVDILLSGSGKITYAGQGEKANVALTGSGKITFTGDFTNVTVSHSGSGSVLLSGAADFLKATCSGSGGIDAYEMAATKAQVVNSGSGSSKVHVTDELEAVVSGSGSIFYRGDAVVDETDNGSGSIVNDN, encoded by the coding sequence ATGAAAACTGTATTGACACATTGGCGATTGGTGACTGTTTTAGCTTTTGGCATCGCTAGTCAGGGATGTAGTATCGTAGATGGCCCTTGTGAGAGGGGTAAAGGTGATATTGTGCGAAGAGCTCTGGACATAGAAGCGTTTGCAGGCATAAACATGACCATGGCAGGCACCGTAACCATAGAAAGAGGGGAGACGCTGAGCGTTGAGATTGAGGGGCAGCCCAACATTCTCGACCTCATCAGCACCGATGTGGAAGATGGACAATGGACTATCTATCCCCGAAGCTGCATCTCCAATCACAAAGACTTTTCGGTGTTTATCACTCTGCCGGAGCTTGAAAACATTATACTTACTGGTTCGGGTAGTATCACAACGCTGGACTCGTTTGACGATGACGTAGATATTTTATTGTCGGGCTCGGGTAAGATAACCTATGCAGGGCAAGGAGAGAAGGCAAATGTGGCACTAACAGGCTCTGGTAAAATCACTTTTACAGGAGATTTTACCAATGTCACGGTTTCTCACTCTGGCTCGGGAAGTGTTTTGTTAAGCGGGGCAGCTGACTTCTTGAAAGCGACTTGTTCAGGATCGGGTGGTATTGACGCCTATGAAATGGCTGCCACAAAAGCGCAGGTAGTTAACTCGGGAAGCGGGTCGTCCAAAGTGCACGTGACTGATGAACTTGAAGCGGTTGTGTCCGGCAGTGGATCTATTTTTTACCGAGGCGATGCCGTTGTTGATGAGACCGACAATGGCTCAGGGTCGATTGTCAATGACAATTAA
- a CDS encoding MGH1-like glycoside hydrolase domain-containing protein — MTVEKRRLEECRNGVRWKEWGPYLSERQWGTVREDYSKYGSAWESIPHDHARSKAYRWGEDGLGGFSNEDQRICFAWAFWNHKDPILKERLFGLSGIEGNHGEDVKELYYYLDSTPTHSYMKMLYKYPQAEFPYKSLLEKNQKKSKLETEYEVMDTGIFDKDEYFDIFLHYAKADVEDFLFEVEIINRSNKKAPITVLPTFWFRNTWSSGKDKFIPSLEEFDKQHMFLSHHLLDDFHVYFDENIEEQAFTDNETNRSKLYGISNTAKFLKDGINDYIVDGKKEAVNKEKRGSKASGIYTFSIAANSSKKVQVRLSRKKLDNPFGDFDAVMSLRKAECDSFYRSLQYKVADRDLRNIQRQAYAGMMWSKQFYYYNIREWLGGDPGRIPPPQERRHGRNHDWQHMDSADVISMPDTWEYPWYAAWDLAFHCIPIARLDPDFAKNQLLLLLKDEYMHPNGQIPAYEWNFNDVNPPVHAWAVLRVFKMDRKMQGKGDFDFLQKAFNRLLLNFTWWVNRKDADGKNIFQGGFLGLDNIGVFDRNRPLSEGSSLEQADSTSWMAMFALNMLRMSLELAEVYPAYQDMANKFFEHFLYIASAMNSSDDDTVNLWDDEDNFYYDVMHVKGQDPQQMKVRSMVGLIPLFAVETLRLSTYEKLPEFRERLDFFMKQRPKLASLVARWEDPGRGERRLLSLLRGFRMKKILERMLDPNEFLSDYGIRALSKYHKENPYVLEMEGEKFVVEYLPGESDSSFFGGNSNWRGPIWFPLNYLVIESLYKFHFYYGDDFKVEYPIESGEYVTIKDLAGMLAERLMKPFQRDENGNRPVFGNNEKFQKDPHFKDYILFYEYFHGDNGRGLGASHQTGWTGLVADIIHKYYNP; from the coding sequence ATGACTGTAGAAAAGAGAAGACTTGAAGAGTGCCGAAATGGAGTTCGCTGGAAAGAATGGGGCCCTTATCTTTCAGAAAGGCAGTGGGGAACAGTTCGTGAAGACTACAGCAAATACGGTTCGGCCTGGGAAAGCATACCACACGACCATGCCAGAAGCAAAGCCTATCGGTGGGGGGAAGATGGCCTCGGCGGTTTCAGCAACGAGGATCAGCGAATTTGTTTTGCATGGGCATTTTGGAATCACAAGGATCCTATTCTAAAGGAAAGGCTATTCGGGCTGTCTGGTATCGAGGGAAATCATGGTGAAGACGTGAAGGAGCTGTACTATTACCTGGACAGCACTCCTACCCACTCCTACATGAAGATGCTTTACAAGTATCCTCAAGCAGAGTTCCCCTACAAAAGCCTGCTTGAGAAAAATCAGAAAAAGAGCAAGCTCGAAACTGAGTACGAGGTCATGGATACCGGTATCTTCGACAAAGACGAGTATTTTGACATATTTCTTCATTATGCCAAGGCTGATGTTGAGGACTTCCTTTTTGAGGTTGAGATAATTAACCGCAGCAATAAAAAAGCCCCAATCACAGTACTACCCACATTTTGGTTTCGCAACACATGGTCCTCTGGTAAGGACAAATTCATCCCCTCCTTGGAAGAATTTGACAAGCAGCATATGTTTTTGTCTCACCACCTACTTGACGACTTCCACGTCTATTTTGACGAAAATATTGAAGAGCAAGCTTTTACAGACAACGAAACCAACAGATCGAAGCTATACGGCATTTCCAATACGGCTAAATTTTTGAAAGACGGCATCAACGACTACATAGTTGATGGAAAAAAAGAGGCCGTTAATAAAGAAAAAAGAGGCTCGAAAGCGAGTGGAATCTACACCTTTAGCATAGCAGCCAATAGCAGCAAAAAGGTGCAAGTTAGGCTAAGCAGAAAAAAACTCGATAACCCATTTGGGGATTTTGATGCTGTGATGTCGCTTAGAAAAGCGGAATGCGATTCGTTCTACCGTTCTTTGCAATACAAAGTAGCCGACAGGGACTTGCGAAACATCCAACGGCAGGCATACGCCGGCATGATGTGGAGCAAGCAGTTTTATTACTATAATATTAGAGAGTGGCTTGGTGGTGACCCCGGAAGAATACCTCCACCTCAGGAACGTCGTCATGGCAGGAATCACGACTGGCAACACATGGACAGTGCCGATGTCATTTCAATGCCCGACACTTGGGAGTATCCCTGGTATGCTGCATGGGATCTTGCTTTCCATTGCATACCTATAGCGAGGCTGGATCCTGATTTTGCCAAAAATCAGCTCCTGCTGTTACTCAAAGATGAGTACATGCACCCCAACGGACAGATTCCCGCCTATGAGTGGAACTTCAACGACGTTAACCCTCCTGTTCATGCCTGGGCCGTTTTAAGAGTATTTAAAATGGACAGGAAAATGCAGGGCAAAGGTGATTTTGATTTCCTTCAAAAAGCCTTTAATCGTCTGTTGCTGAACTTCACCTGGTGGGTCAACCGAAAAGACGCCGATGGCAAAAACATCTTTCAGGGAGGCTTCCTTGGGCTGGACAATATCGGAGTGTTCGACCGCAACCGTCCACTTTCGGAAGGCTCCTCACTCGAACAAGCTGATTCCACAAGCTGGATGGCCATGTTTGCCCTCAATATGCTTCGCATGTCGCTGGAACTGGCTGAAGTTTATCCCGCCTATCAGGACATGGCCAACAAGTTTTTTGAGCACTTCCTTTACATCGCCAGTGCTATGAACAGCTCTGATGATGATACGGTGAACCTCTGGGATGATGAAGACAACTTTTACTATGATGTGATGCATGTAAAAGGCCAGGATCCTCAGCAAATGAAGGTTCGTTCAATGGTTGGTCTGATTCCGCTTTTTGCAGTAGAAACGCTAAGGTTGTCGACTTACGAAAAGTTGCCGGAATTCAGAGAAAGGCTGGACTTTTTCATGAAGCAACGCCCAAAGCTCGCTTCGCTGGTAGCCCGATGGGAAGATCCGGGGCGGGGAGAAAGAAGGCTACTCTCACTTCTTCGTGGCTTCAGGATGAAGAAGATCCTGGAAAGAATGCTTGACCCTAATGAGTTTTTATCCGACTATGGCATCAGAGCCTTATCGAAATACCATAAAGAAAATCCGTACGTACTTGAAATGGAGGGCGAAAAATTCGTTGTTGAGTACCTTCCCGGAGAGTCAGACTCTTCGTTTTTTGGTGGTAATTCGAACTGGCGGGGGCCGATTTGGTTCCCTCTGAATTACCTCGTTATTGAGTCGTTATACAAATTTCACTTTTATTATGGTGACGACTTTAAAGTCGAATATCCTATCGAGAGCGGAGAATATGTTACCATTAAAGATCTGGCTGGAATGTTGGCAGAAAGGTTGATGAAGCCATTCCAAAGAGATGAAAACGGCAATAGACCTGTGTTTGGAAACAACGAAAAGTTTCAAAAAGACCCTCACTTCAAGGACTACATTCTGTTTTATGAATATTTTCATGGAGACAATGGAAGAGGTCTTGGTGCCAGTCACCAAACTGGTTGGACAGGACTTGTGGCAGACATCATTCACAAATACTACAACCCTTAA
- a CDS encoding DUF6588 family protein encodes MKKLILFFALVYAPFLSQSQSLDVFIEGGVDDAEELLKNYFEPAFLGFGYGLTNNWANTAKPHQPLGFDITLSLSVAYVPEKATFFTFKPNDYSNVTLADPNKDQLPTIFGPNLDADDIPEIIFNEGKQESEVKFTSPTGLGMEEVIGFNAVPAPMIQAGLGLIKETDLKIRTIPTYTYKNGDTEVKLGMLGFGILHDMKQHVPAFAFAPFELSILAGFSRISVETTPDINTPDNVTRLSVKGATIQVLGSKDFVKIITLYGGVGLNGAFTRVRLDGSYKIESSLQPLVNPIDFKFSNFSPRATVGAKLNLAIITINADYTVQKYNTLSMGLGVSVR; translated from the coding sequence ATGAAAAAGCTAATACTATTTTTTGCTCTTGTGTATGCCCCATTTTTGAGCCAATCCCAAAGCTTAGACGTCTTCATCGAGGGGGGGGTAGATGATGCAGAAGAGTTGTTGAAAAATTACTTTGAGCCTGCTTTTTTGGGTTTCGGCTATGGGCTTACCAACAACTGGGCTAATACCGCCAAGCCTCATCAACCCCTGGGATTCGATATTACACTGTCGCTATCGGTCGCCTATGTACCGGAAAAAGCCACTTTTTTCACATTTAAGCCAAACGACTACTCAAACGTGACACTGGCCGATCCAAACAAAGATCAACTGCCAACAATTTTTGGACCCAATCTGGATGCAGATGATATCCCGGAAATTATTTTCAATGAGGGCAAGCAAGAAAGTGAAGTGAAATTCACAAGCCCAACCGGCCTTGGCATGGAAGAAGTTATCGGGTTCAATGCGGTTCCGGCCCCAATGATACAAGCCGGATTAGGCTTGATCAAAGAAACAGATTTGAAAATCAGAACGATACCAACCTACACTTATAAAAACGGTGACACAGAAGTAAAACTAGGCATGCTCGGTTTCGGTATTCTGCACGACATGAAGCAACACGTGCCTGCTTTCGCATTTGCACCTTTCGAACTGTCTATTCTTGCTGGTTTCAGCCGAATTTCTGTCGAAACAACGCCTGATATTAACACCCCTGATAACGTGACCAGATTAAGCGTGAAAGGAGCTACAATACAAGTGCTCGGCAGCAAAGACTTCGTGAAAATTATCACACTGTACGGTGGCGTGGGATTAAACGGAGCATTTACAAGAGTGAGGCTCGACGGCAGCTATAAAATAGAAAGCTCGCTGCAACCGCTGGTAAATCCTATTGATTTTAAGTTTAGCAATTTCAGTCCACGAGCAACAGTGGGCGCCAAACTAAACCTGGCAATCATTACTATCAATGCAGATTACACAGTCCAGAAATACAACACTCTCTCAATGGGTCTCGGTGTGAGCGTAAGATAG
- a CDS encoding acyltransferase family protein: MAGKLEGLTADSRLVSLDALRGFTVLAMIIVNVPGSWSHVYSPLLHSHWHGATPTDLVFPFFLFIVGVSIALAFERQLDQGKSKKELVKKVLVRALKIFTLGIFLWMFPKFDLGNIRIPGVLQRISIVFLACSLLYIYGDWKAQVKWAVGLLVGYWAIMTFVPVPIDDVIQQALSTGETLRSGGMVTVDGIRKVGEGLIAANYEPGTNMESWLDRRLVPGRLWEKTWDPEGFLSTFPAIGTGIAGMLTGRLLLSKLDSDKKVIWLFVAGFSAFVAGNVFDWFFPINKHIWTSSYVLYAAGLAAMSLAFFVWLVDVQGKVSWTKLGVIFGSNAVVAYVLHGVILKLLALANIPLRSGFFDGLVAVGVPEKLSSLIWALFYSLVICFIPVYFLYKKKVFIKL; encoded by the coding sequence ATGGCAGGCAAACTTGAAGGACTTACGGCTGATTCCCGTCTTGTATCACTTGACGCACTGAGGGGATTTACCGTCTTGGCTATGATCATAGTGAATGTACCCGGCTCGTGGAGCCATGTTTACTCACCATTGCTCCATAGCCATTGGCATGGTGCTACGCCAACGGATCTCGTTTTTCCTTTCTTTTTGTTTATAGTGGGTGTTTCTATTGCGCTGGCTTTTGAGCGGCAGCTAGATCAGGGAAAGAGTAAAAAAGAACTGGTGAAAAAAGTGCTTGTACGGGCCTTGAAAATATTTACACTGGGTATTTTTCTGTGGATGTTTCCAAAATTTGACCTGGGAAATATTCGGATTCCCGGCGTCCTTCAACGTATCAGTATCGTTTTTCTCGCCTGCTCACTGCTGTACATTTACGGCGACTGGAAAGCTCAGGTAAAGTGGGCGGTTGGTCTCCTTGTGGGGTATTGGGCGATAATGACTTTTGTGCCTGTTCCAATCGATGACGTGATTCAGCAGGCGCTCAGCACGGGTGAGACTTTGCGAAGCGGGGGTATGGTAACCGTGGACGGAATAAGGAAGGTTGGCGAGGGGCTTATTGCAGCTAATTACGAACCTGGCACAAACATGGAGTCCTGGCTTGACCGAAGGCTTGTGCCTGGCAGACTGTGGGAAAAAACCTGGGATCCTGAGGGCTTCCTGAGCACATTTCCTGCTATAGGAACTGGCATTGCCGGTATGCTGACCGGAAGGTTGCTGCTGAGTAAACTGGATTCGGATAAAAAGGTAATTTGGTTGTTTGTGGCAGGATTCAGTGCCTTTGTGGCCGGTAACGTATTTGATTGGTTTTTTCCCATCAATAAGCACATCTGGACCAGCTCTTATGTGTTATATGCCGCTGGTCTGGCAGCGATGTCTCTAGCCTTTTTCGTCTGGCTGGTAGATGTTCAGGGCAAGGTAAGCTGGACAAAGCTTGGTGTTATATTTGGCTCCAACGCTGTGGTGGCCTATGTCCTTCATGGTGTGATCTTGAAATTGTTGGCATTAGCCAATATTCCATTGAGAAGCGGTTTTTTTGACGGCCTGGTCGCAGTGGGAGTTCCGGAAAAGCTTTCATCCCTTATTTGGGCGTTGTTCTATTCGCTCGTCATTTGCTTCATACCCGTCTATTTTCTCTACAAGAAGAAGGTTTTCATTAAGCTTTAA
- a CDS encoding DoxX family protein gives MRRLLDALEDVERIWVKWLDKHAYDCLRISIGLIYLIFGLLKFFPQYSPAEQLAADTICIITFDVLSGNAACIVLAIMETLIGVALIVNFKARATILVTIWHMCCTFLPLVLLPQYAFNQDPFSFSIVGQYIFKNLIILSALMVLYRNLASKASKHAVLDVTERKN, from the coding sequence ATGAGAAGGCTATTAGATGCACTGGAAGATGTGGAGAGAATTTGGGTAAAGTGGCTGGATAAGCATGCTTACGATTGCCTGAGAATTAGCATTGGGCTCATTTACCTTATTTTTGGCTTGCTCAAGTTTTTTCCACAATACAGTCCCGCTGAGCAGCTCGCTGCCGACACCATCTGTATCATCACATTCGATGTGCTTTCGGGGAATGCCGCATGTATCGTTCTTGCAATTATGGAAACCCTCATTGGAGTGGCCCTGATTGTCAACTTTAAAGCCAGGGCAACCATCTTAGTAACTATCTGGCATATGTGCTGCACTTTTCTGCCGCTGGTACTACTCCCGCAGTATGCATTTAATCAGGATCCTTTCAGCTTTTCAATCGTGGGACAGTACATTTTCAAAAATCTGATTATTCTGTCTGCGTTGATGGTGCTTTACAGGAACCTTGCGAGTAAAGCATCAAAACACGCTGTGCTTGACGTAACAGAAAGGAAAAATTAG